One genomic segment of Nonomuraea coxensis DSM 45129 includes these proteins:
- a CDS encoding PucR family transcriptional regulator, with translation MRIRDLLDIPGLRLRLLTGDADREFGTVHITDLPEPGRYLSGGELVLTGLMWRQAPEDSARFVTALAEAGVAAVGAGAALLGHVPDDLVAACAAAGLPLLEVPTEVSFRTLTELAAPRPPGDVRAALGRHRRLVAAVAEGADLRELFELTAAELGVTGAVVTASGQVVVGTVAEPEQVARAYLTAPRLPARAHGRTIFAVGRGHRAAGWALALDGDLLDRADLGYELAACVGLERTRMEEGRRVERRLAEQLVVAALADADPAELNARLRTCGLDAAEPYAVVDVSVPRPGATRGPDPATLGGQVVEELLGREVVAAAGAGGAVAVVPLRGSTADELAARLRAAAEVLSALPGTRVCAGLSGSLTGAAALRGGVEEAGHARRLAEARGGGVVTSDEIYTHALLLATVPGDVRRSFAARLLSPLLDYDRSHQSDLVRTLGVFLDCAGSWNACAERLHVHVNTVRYRVRRIEELTGRNLSTMADRVDFFLALRDTGPPR, from the coding sequence GTGCGGATCCGTGACCTGCTGGACATTCCCGGCCTGCGGCTGAGGCTGCTGACCGGCGACGCCGACCGCGAGTTCGGCACGGTGCACATCACCGACCTGCCCGAGCCGGGGCGCTACCTGTCGGGCGGCGAGCTGGTGCTGACCGGGCTCATGTGGCGGCAGGCGCCGGAGGACTCCGCGCGGTTCGTGACCGCCCTCGCCGAGGCCGGCGTCGCCGCCGTCGGCGCGGGCGCCGCCCTGCTCGGGCACGTGCCCGACGACCTCGTGGCCGCCTGCGCGGCCGCCGGCCTGCCGCTGCTTGAGGTGCCGACCGAGGTCTCCTTCCGCACGCTCACCGAGCTCGCCGCGCCCCGCCCGCCCGGCGACGTACGGGCCGCGCTCGGCCGGCACCGCAGGCTCGTCGCGGCCGTCGCCGAGGGCGCGGACCTGCGCGAGCTGTTCGAGCTGACCGCCGCCGAGCTGGGCGTCACCGGCGCCGTCGTGACCGCGTCCGGGCAGGTCGTCGTGGGGACGGTGGCCGAGCCCGAGCAGGTCGCGCGGGCGTACCTGACCGCGCCGCGGCTGCCCGCCCGCGCCCACGGCCGCACGATCTTCGCCGTGGGCCGCGGCCACCGCGCCGCCGGCTGGGCGCTGGCCCTCGACGGCGACCTGCTCGACCGCGCCGACCTCGGCTACGAGCTGGCCGCCTGCGTCGGACTCGAACGCACGCGCATGGAGGAGGGCCGCCGGGTCGAGCGGCGCCTCGCCGAGCAGCTCGTCGTGGCCGCGCTCGCCGACGCCGACCCGGCCGAGCTCAACGCCCGCCTGCGCACCTGCGGCCTCGACGCGGCCGAGCCGTACGCGGTGGTCGACGTCAGCGTGCCCCGCCCCGGCGCCACCCGGGGCCCCGACCCCGCCACCCTCGGCGGGCAGGTCGTGGAGGAGTTGCTCGGCCGCGAGGTCGTCGCGGCGGCCGGGGCCGGCGGCGCGGTGGCCGTGGTGCCGCTGCGCGGGAGCACCGCCGACGAGCTGGCCGCCCGGCTGCGCGCCGCCGCCGAGGTGCTGTCCGCGCTGCCGGGCACCCGCGTGTGCGCCGGGCTGAGCGGGTCGCTCACCGGGGCGGCGGCGCTCAGGGGCGGCGTCGAGGAGGCCGGGCACGCCCGCCGGCTCGCCGAGGCCCGCGGCGGCGGCGTGGTGACCAGCGACGAGATCTACACCCACGCGCTGCTGCTGGCCACCGTGCCGGGCGACGTGCGCCGTTCCTTCGCCGCCCGGCTGCTGTCGCCGCTGCTCGACTACGACCGCAGCCACCAGTCCGACCTCGTGCGCACGCTTGGCGTCTTCCTCGACTGCGCAGGATCGTGGAACGCCTGCGCCGAGCGGCTCCACGTGCACGTCAACACGGTCCGCTACCGGGTGCGCAGGATCGAGGAGCTGACCGGCAGGAACTTGTCCACGATGGCCGACCGGGTCGACTTCTTCCTCGCCCTGCGCGACACGGGCCCGCCCCGGTAG
- a CDS encoding molybdopterin cofactor-binding domain-containing protein, which translates to MTDTAYTAGTAGTAYTTPSGVGESARRPDATLKVTGEFAYASDLWIDGMAWGATLRSPHPSAWIRSIDPGPALKIAGVHAVLTHEDVPGEKFYGLDLKDQPVLAVGQVRYQGEPVALVAADHPETARRAAAAIVVEYEVREPVTDPRRATEIVRRQPVRAGDTFEAEVVVTGEYEVGMQDQAFLGPEAGLAVPAEDGGVDLFVATQWLHVDRDQLAPCLGLPPEKVRLTLSGVGGAFGAREDLSMQVHACMLALRLGRPVKMSYGREESFFGHVHRHPARMRYEHGATRDGRLVYVKADILLDGGAYCSSSPAVVGNAASLGVGPYEVPNVDVVATGVYTNNPPCGAMRGFGAVQACYAYESQMDRLAEACGLSPVEIRVRNAVTQGSRLITGQLIDSPAPLADMLRDLEAMPLPGGPPDGDLRALPGGVSQTTHGESVRRGVGYGVGIKNICFSEGFDDYSTARVRVELVNGEPHVTVHTAAAEVGQGLVTVQAQIARTELGIPDVTVATADTSVGSAGSSSASRQSYVTGGAVRAACEAVRARFGGLPAREALERYGPIEETREYRHRPTYPMDPVTGQGDSHTQLALCVHRAVVDVDVELGLVKVVELAAVQDVGRVLNPQALEGQIHGGSAQGLGLALMEEIQVRDGVVANPSFTDYLIPTILDMPPMQLKILENPDPAAPYGLRGAGEPPTLSSTPAVAAAVRAATGLRLTRVPIRPEDIALS; encoded by the coding sequence ATGACGGACACGGCGTACACGGCGGGCACGGCGGGCACGGCGTACACGACACCGAGCGGCGTAGGCGAGAGCGCCAGGCGGCCGGACGCCACGCTGAAGGTGACGGGCGAGTTCGCCTACGCCTCCGACCTGTGGATCGACGGCATGGCGTGGGGCGCGACGCTGCGCAGCCCGCATCCGTCGGCGTGGATCCGCTCCATCGACCCCGGCCCGGCGCTGAAGATCGCCGGTGTGCACGCGGTGCTCACCCATGAGGACGTCCCCGGCGAGAAGTTCTACGGCCTGGACTTGAAGGACCAGCCGGTGCTGGCCGTCGGCCAGGTGCGCTACCAGGGGGAGCCGGTGGCGCTGGTGGCCGCCGACCATCCCGAGACGGCCCGCAGGGCGGCCGCGGCGATCGTGGTCGAGTACGAGGTGCGCGAGCCGGTGACCGACCCGCGCCGGGCGACGGAGATCGTGCGCCGCCAGCCGGTACGGGCCGGCGACACCTTCGAGGCGGAGGTCGTGGTCACCGGCGAGTACGAGGTCGGCATGCAGGACCAGGCGTTCCTCGGCCCGGAGGCGGGCCTGGCGGTCCCGGCCGAGGACGGCGGCGTGGACCTGTTCGTCGCCACGCAGTGGCTGCACGTGGACCGCGACCAGCTCGCCCCCTGCCTGGGCCTGCCGCCGGAGAAGGTGCGGCTGACGCTGTCGGGCGTGGGCGGCGCGTTCGGCGCCCGCGAGGACCTGTCGATGCAGGTGCACGCCTGCATGCTGGCGTTGCGCCTCGGCCGCCCGGTCAAGATGAGCTACGGCCGCGAGGAGTCGTTCTTCGGGCACGTGCATCGCCATCCGGCCCGGATGCGCTACGAGCACGGCGCGACCCGCGACGGCAGGCTCGTCTACGTCAAGGCGGACATCCTGCTGGACGGCGGGGCGTACTGCTCCTCCTCCCCCGCCGTGGTGGGCAACGCGGCCTCGCTGGGCGTGGGCCCGTACGAGGTGCCGAACGTGGACGTCGTCGCGACCGGCGTCTACACCAACAACCCGCCGTGCGGCGCGATGCGCGGCTTCGGCGCGGTGCAGGCGTGCTACGCCTACGAGTCGCAGATGGACCGGCTGGCCGAGGCGTGCGGGCTGTCGCCGGTGGAGATCAGGGTGCGCAACGCGGTCACGCAGGGCTCGCGGCTCATCACCGGCCAGCTCATCGACTCCCCGGCGCCGCTGGCGGACATGCTGCGCGACCTGGAGGCCATGCCGCTGCCCGGCGGGCCGCCGGACGGGGATCTGCGGGCGCTGCCGGGCGGGGTGTCCCAGACCACGCACGGCGAGTCGGTGCGGCGCGGCGTCGGCTACGGCGTCGGGATCAAGAACATCTGCTTCTCCGAGGGCTTCGACGACTACTCGACCGCCCGGGTGCGCGTCGAGCTGGTGAACGGCGAGCCGCACGTCACCGTGCACACCGCGGCCGCCGAGGTGGGTCAGGGGCTGGTGACGGTGCAGGCCCAGATCGCCCGGACGGAACTCGGCATCCCCGACGTCACGGTGGCGACGGCGGACACCTCGGTGGGGTCGGCGGGGTCGTCGTCGGCGTCGCGGCAGTCGTACGTGACCGGCGGCGCGGTCCGGGCGGCCTGCGAGGCCGTGCGGGCGCGGTTCGGCGGGCTGCCGGCGCGGGAGGCGCTGGAGCGGTACGGGCCGATCGAGGAGACGCGCGAGTACCGGCACCGGCCGACGTACCCGATGGACCCGGTGACCGGGCAGGGCGACTCGCACACGCAGCTCGCGCTGTGCGTGCACCGGGCCGTGGTGGACGTGGACGTGGAGCTGGGCCTGGTCAAGGTGGTGGAGCTGGCGGCGGTGCAGGACGTCGGCCGGGTGCTGAACCCGCAGGCGCTGGAGGGCCAGATCCACGGCGGGTCGGCGCAGGGGCTCGGGCTGGCGCTGATGGAGGAGATCCAGGTGCGCGACGGCGTGGTGGCCAACCCGTCGTTCACCGACTACCTGATCCCCACGATCCTCGACATGCCGCCCATGCAACTGAAGATCCTGGAAAATCCAGATCCGGCGGCCCCGTACGGGCTGCGCGGCGCGGGCGAGCCCCCGACCCTGTCCTCGACCCCGGCCGTCGCGGCGGCGGTGCGGGCGGCGACCGGGCTCCGGTTGACGCGCGTTCCGATCAGGCCGGAGGATATCGCCTTGTCCTGA
- the ald gene encoding alanine dehydrogenase: MKIGVPVEVKNSEYRVALTPAGVHEFVRHGHQVHVERGAGEGSAIPDADFAAAGAVVVPRADDVWGEADLVLKVKEPVAEEYHRLRKGQVLFTYLHLAASRPCTRALLDSGCTAVAYETVQTANGALPLLAPMSEVAGRLAPQVGAYHLMRSAGGRGVLMGGVSGVHAAHVVVIGAGVSGMNAAAIALGMQAEVLLLDSNIDKLRQADLIYQGHCQTVASNTLEIERAVTEADLVIGAVLVPGAKAPKLVTDELVSRMKPGSVLVDISIDQGGCFENSRPTTHEEPTYQVHRSLFYCVANMPGAVPHTSTFALTNVTLPYALAIADLGWRRAMREDPALARGLSAHEGQLTSEPVAEAHGLTWTPPSHVLG, from the coding sequence ATGAAGATCGGTGTTCCCGTAGAGGTCAAGAACAGCGAGTACCGGGTGGCGCTGACGCCGGCGGGCGTGCACGAGTTCGTCCGCCACGGGCACCAGGTCCACGTCGAGCGCGGGGCGGGCGAGGGGTCGGCGATCCCGGACGCCGACTTCGCCGCGGCGGGCGCGGTCGTCGTCCCCCGCGCCGATGACGTGTGGGGCGAGGCCGACCTGGTGCTGAAGGTCAAGGAGCCGGTCGCCGAGGAGTACCACCGGCTGCGCAAGGGCCAGGTGCTGTTCACCTACCTCCACCTGGCGGCCTCCCGGCCGTGCACGCGGGCGCTCCTGGACTCGGGGTGCACGGCGGTCGCGTACGAGACCGTCCAGACGGCGAACGGCGCGCTGCCGCTGCTGGCCCCCATGTCGGAGGTCGCGGGCCGGCTGGCGCCGCAGGTCGGCGCCTACCACCTGATGCGCTCGGCGGGCGGCCGGGGCGTGCTGATGGGCGGCGTCTCCGGCGTGCACGCGGCGCACGTCGTCGTCATCGGGGCGGGCGTGTCCGGCATGAACGCCGCCGCCATCGCCCTCGGCATGCAGGCCGAGGTGCTGCTGCTGGACAGCAACATCGACAAGCTGCGCCAGGCCGACCTCATCTACCAGGGCCACTGCCAGACGGTCGCGTCGAACACGCTGGAGATCGAACGGGCGGTCACGGAGGCCGACCTGGTGATCGGCGCGGTGCTGGTGCCCGGCGCGAAGGCGCCCAAGCTGGTGACCGACGAGCTGGTCAGCAGGATGAAGCCGGGCTCGGTGCTGGTGGACATCTCGATCGACCAGGGCGGCTGCTTCGAGAACTCCCGGCCGACGACGCACGAGGAGCCGACCTACCAGGTGCACCGGTCGCTGTTCTACTGCGTGGCCAACATGCCGGGGGCGGTGCCGCACACCTCGACGTTCGCGCTGACCAACGTCACGCTGCCGTACGCGCTGGCCATCGCGGACCTCGGCTGGCGGCGGGCCATGCGCGAGGACCCGGCGCTGGCCCGCGGGCTCAGCGCGCACGAGGGGCAGCTCACCAGCGAGCCCGTGGCCGAGGCGCACGGGCTCACATGGACGCCGCCGTCGCACGTGCTCGGCTGA
- a CDS encoding NCS2 family permease has protein sequence MLDRLFELTRRETTVSREVRGGLTTFMAMAYIILLNPIILAGAKDVTGAQLSIVQLTTSTALAASISTLLMAVVGNAPFGLAAGLGLNAVVAYQAAPHMTWPEAMGLVVLGGFVIIVLAVTGLRTLIMNAIPLALKHAISVGIGLFVALIGLVDAGFVAAGSGTPVQLGTTGHLTGWPVAIFCFGLLLMIALYARRTPAAILISIAVTAVLSVLVNSVAEIDPRSWGVVTPRVPESLIAAPDFGLVGQFDLFGGFARAGALTAAVVLFTLVLSGFFDAMGTIIGVSDEAGLVDRAGQVPRLGRILTVDGVAGMVGGSVSASANTVFVESAAGVGEGARTGLASVMTGALLGLTLLFTPLAGVVPAAAAAPALVLVGALMMMQSRNVPWQDVDVAIPAFLTIALMPFTYSITNGVGAGVISYTLIKAARGRFAEIPWLLWVVSLVFLAYFAIDWLERLFA, from the coding sequence GTGCTCGACCGGCTCTTCGAGCTGACCCGGCGCGAGACGACCGTCAGCCGCGAGGTGCGTGGCGGGCTCACCACCTTCATGGCGATGGCGTACATCATCCTGCTCAACCCGATCATCCTGGCCGGCGCGAAGGACGTCACGGGCGCCCAGCTCTCCATCGTGCAGCTGACGACCAGCACCGCGCTGGCGGCGTCGATCTCGACGCTGCTCATGGCGGTCGTCGGCAACGCGCCGTTCGGCCTGGCCGCCGGGCTGGGGCTCAACGCGGTCGTCGCCTACCAGGCCGCCCCCCACATGACCTGGCCCGAGGCCATGGGCCTGGTGGTGCTCGGCGGCTTCGTGATCATCGTGCTGGCCGTGACCGGCCTGCGCACCCTGATCATGAACGCGATCCCGCTCGCGCTCAAGCACGCCATCAGCGTCGGCATCGGGCTGTTCGTCGCGCTCATCGGCCTGGTGGACGCCGGGTTCGTGGCCGCGGGCTCGGGCACGCCCGTGCAGCTCGGCACCACCGGTCACCTGACGGGCTGGCCGGTCGCGATCTTCTGCTTCGGGCTGCTGCTGATGATCGCTCTGTACGCCCGCCGCACCCCCGCCGCCATCCTCATCAGCATCGCGGTGACCGCGGTCCTGTCGGTGCTGGTCAACTCCGTGGCCGAGATCGATCCCCGGTCGTGGGGCGTGGTGACGCCGCGGGTGCCCGAGTCGCTGATCGCCGCACCGGACTTCGGGCTCGTGGGGCAGTTCGACCTGTTCGGCGGGTTCGCCCGCGCGGGGGCGCTGACCGCGGCCGTCGTGCTGTTCACGCTCGTCCTGTCGGGGTTCTTCGACGCGATGGGCACCATCATCGGCGTCAGCGACGAGGCCGGGCTCGTGGACCGCGCCGGCCAGGTGCCGCGCCTCGGCCGGATCCTGACCGTGGACGGCGTCGCCGGCATGGTGGGCGGCTCGGTCAGCGCCTCGGCGAACACGGTGTTCGTGGAGTCGGCGGCGGGCGTCGGCGAGGGCGCCCGCACCGGGCTCGCCAGCGTGATGACGGGGGCGCTGCTCGGGCTGACGCTGCTGTTCACGCCGCTCGCCGGCGTGGTGCCCGCCGCGGCCGCCGCTCCCGCGCTGGTGCTGGTCGGGGCGCTGATGATGATGCAGAGCAGGAACGTGCCCTGGCAGGACGTGGACGTCGCCATCCCGGCGTTCCTCACCATCGCGCTGATGCCGTTCACGTACTCGATCACCAACGGGGTCGGCGCGGGCGTCATCTCCTACACGCTGATCAAGGCGGCCAGGGGCAGGTTCGCGGAGATCCCGTGGCTGCTGTGGGTGGTGTCGCTGGTGTTCCTCGCCTACTTCGCGATCGACTGGCTGGAGCGGCTGTTCGCCTGA
- a CDS encoding DUF3105 domain-containing protein, translating into MTKEKAQARREHLQKMRADQKRKQRRAALLMWGAGGLIIVVLVGVVGFYLVKQARETSLDAVTSAKYEAGEHVWNAVAYKETPPVGGQHNNYWQQCAIYDKPIHPEHAVHSLEHGAAWITYRPDLPKAQIDKLKEIATSTGQQDYMLMSPFPNLPAPIVVSSWGHQLKLTDPADPKLPAFIKRYQNGADTPEPGATCGGPDAITTTADQAPLPPEPTGQQNTPMESLQPSASPSQQ; encoded by the coding sequence ATGACGAAGGAGAAGGCGCAGGCGCGGCGCGAGCATCTGCAGAAGATGCGGGCCGACCAGAAGCGCAAACAACGCCGCGCCGCTCTGCTCATGTGGGGCGCAGGCGGGCTGATCATCGTCGTCCTGGTCGGCGTGGTGGGCTTCTACCTGGTGAAGCAGGCCCGTGAGACGTCGCTGGACGCGGTCACGAGCGCCAAGTACGAAGCCGGCGAGCACGTCTGGAACGCGGTCGCCTACAAGGAGACCCCGCCGGTCGGCGGCCAGCACAACAACTACTGGCAGCAGTGCGCGATCTACGACAAGCCGATCCACCCCGAGCACGCCGTCCACTCGCTGGAGCACGGCGCGGCCTGGATCACCTACCGGCCCGACCTGCCGAAGGCCCAGATCGACAAGCTCAAGGAGATCGCCACCTCCACGGGCCAGCAGGACTACATGCTGATGAGCCCGTTCCCCAACCTGCCCGCGCCGATCGTCGTGTCCTCCTGGGGCCACCAGCTCAAGCTGACCGACCCGGCCGACCCCAAGCTGCCCGCCTTCATCAAGCGCTACCAGAACGGCGCCGACACGCCGGAGCCGGGAGCGACCTGCGGCGGCCCCGACGCCATCACCACCACGGCCGACCAGGCCCCGCTGCCGCCCGAGCCCACGGGCCAGCAGAACACCCCGATGGAGTCGCTCCAGCCGTCGGCCAGCCCCTCCCAGCAGTAG
- a CDS encoding EF-hand domain-containing protein produces the protein MTSAREAAEAEFRRFDTDGDGLLTAEEIRSANEALGGQGASESEIEAFIGSADRDGDGTIGLEEFVGLVGHGRHEKA, from the coding sequence ATGACGAGCGCGCGTGAGGCCGCCGAGGCCGAGTTCCGCCGGTTCGACACCGACGGCGACGGCCTGCTGACCGCCGAGGAGATCCGGAGCGCCAACGAGGCGCTGGGCGGGCAGGGCGCGTCCGAGAGCGAGATCGAGGCGTTCATCGGCTCCGCCGACCGCGACGGCGACGGCACGATCGGCCTGGAGGAGTTCGTCGGGCTCGTCGGCCACGGCAGGCACGAGAAGGCGTGA
- a CDS encoding thiol-disulfide oxidoreductase DCC family protein, which produces MTARPSTGLLVYDGDCGFCANALSRLRGVLPVWPQVAAWQDLDLEAHELSLSQVTGAAWWVEPGRAPAGGALAFAALLARQPSRRWRWLGRLLSTPPTSWAARLVYVVVARTRHRLPGGTAMCSIGGDRP; this is translated from the coding sequence GTGACGGCCCGGCCGTCGACCGGGTTGCTGGTCTACGACGGCGACTGCGGGTTCTGCGCCAACGCGCTGAGCCGGCTCCGCGGCGTGCTTCCGGTCTGGCCGCAGGTCGCCGCCTGGCAGGACCTCGACCTCGAGGCGCATGAGCTCTCGCTGTCGCAGGTCACGGGTGCGGCCTGGTGGGTCGAGCCCGGCAGGGCGCCGGCCGGCGGCGCCCTGGCCTTCGCCGCGCTGCTGGCCCGGCAGCCTTCGCGCCGGTGGCGGTGGCTCGGGCGGCTGTTGTCGACGCCCCCGACGTCGTGGGCGGCCCGGCTGGTGTACGTCGTGGTGGCCCGTACGCGACACCGCCTGCCGGGAGGAACCGCCATGTGCTCGATCGGGGGCGACCGGCCTTGA
- a CDS encoding excalibur calcium-binding domain-containing protein, with protein MDKPEAQPPADPGEPQASRLTTIVLIVSLVLVVLVAGVLGTVAVLMTRNPDQPLLGGTPPVRLAVPLHFAPVKDSKPAPCPGEQAVLDEEQRTCYLLEDGVTVLSVQRIEPVREKDGQYSVRIAVAAGFKDKLVELVDELEPEQRQLAVVLAPAQPEQPKTVVAAPVVTEPMSGDSLRIAGFTKEEADALTARLLGPAAGASPAASQPGTDPGTDPGTATNPGTDPGATPAATPPATPPASQGTQPGAATTPGSTAPASDAGRSGDDPRYASCKEAVAHGYGPYSKGVHAEYSWYTDTDGNGVACNSGDMG; from the coding sequence ATGGACAAGCCGGAAGCGCAGCCCCCCGCGGATCCGGGGGAGCCGCAGGCCAGCAGACTCACCACCATCGTGCTGATCGTCTCGCTCGTGCTGGTGGTGCTCGTGGCCGGCGTGCTCGGCACCGTCGCGGTCCTGATGACCAGAAACCCCGACCAGCCGCTGCTCGGCGGCACTCCGCCGGTCAGGCTGGCGGTGCCGCTGCACTTCGCGCCGGTCAAGGACTCCAAGCCGGCGCCGTGCCCCGGCGAGCAGGCGGTGCTCGACGAGGAGCAGCGCACCTGCTACCTCCTGGAGGACGGCGTCACGGTGCTGTCGGTGCAGCGCATCGAGCCGGTCAGGGAGAAAGACGGCCAATACTCCGTCCGCATCGCGGTCGCCGCCGGGTTCAAGGACAAGCTGGTCGAGCTCGTCGACGAGCTGGAGCCCGAGCAGCGGCAGCTCGCCGTGGTGCTCGCCCCCGCCCAGCCCGAGCAGCCCAAGACGGTGGTGGCCGCGCCCGTCGTGACCGAGCCGATGAGCGGCGACAGCCTGCGCATCGCCGGCTTCACCAAGGAGGAGGCCGACGCCCTGACGGCGCGGCTGCTCGGCCCGGCCGCGGGCGCGTCGCCCGCCGCCTCCCAGCCGGGCACCGACCCCGGCACCGACCCCGGCACTGCCACGAACCCCGGCACCGACCCGGGCGCGACGCCGGCCGCCACCCCGCCGGCCACGCCGCCCGCCTCGCAGGGGACGCAGCCGGGCGCCGCGACCACCCCCGGCTCCACGGCCCCCGCCTCCGACGCCGGCCGCAGCGGCGACGACCCGCGCTACGCCTCCTGCAAGGAGGCCGTCGCCCACGGCTACGGCCCCTACTCCAAGGGCGTCCACGCGGAATACTCCTGGTACACCGACACCGACGGCAACGGCGTCGCCTGCAACAGCGGCGACATGGGCTGA
- a CDS encoding phytoene desaturase family protein gives MDADAVVVGSGPNGLVAAVTLARAGRRVLLLEAAGRFGGALRSGELTLPGRVHDFGATVMAMALASPAFRGLELKGVEFVHPPLPAAHPLDGRPAVLVHRDPVRTAAGLGRDARAWLATAGATARGGLPLVELLLKPLGPWGGLPLSAFAGAARFGAAALLPATTFARRAFRTTEARALLAGMAAHSVLDLRSPVSAGYGLLLASLAHLVGWPLVRGGSQVLADALVAELRALGGEAVTGHRVRRLSELRAPVVVLDVTPRQLLAMADHLPAAYRRRLERYRYGPGVFKLDWALDGPVPWRDPAVAGAGTVHLGGTLEEIALSEAEAAAGRVSPRPYVLVVQPYAADPARGGHTLWAYCHVPNGSRADRTAAVEAQIERYAPGFRDRVLARHAMGPAELEAFDANLVGGDISGGLSSLTQFLRRPVWSPAPWRTPLPGVFLCSAATPPGGGAHGMGGWQAARLALRP, from the coding sequence GTGGACGCTGACGCCGTGGTGGTCGGCTCCGGGCCCAACGGGCTCGTCGCCGCCGTCACGCTGGCCCGCGCCGGACGCCGGGTGCTGCTGCTGGAGGCGGCCGGCCGGTTCGGCGGCGCGCTCCGCTCCGGCGAGCTGACCCTGCCCGGCCGGGTGCACGACTTCGGCGCGACCGTCATGGCGATGGCCCTCGCCTCGCCCGCCTTCCGCGGGCTGGAGCTGAAGGGCGTGGAGTTCGTCCATCCGCCCCTGCCCGCCGCCCATCCGCTCGACGGCCGGCCGGCGGTGCTGGTGCACCGCGACCCCGTCCGGACCGCCGCCGGGCTCGGCCGCGACGCGCGGGCCTGGCTGGCGACGGCCGGCGCGACCGCGCGGGGCGGGCTGCCGCTGGTGGAGCTGCTGCTCAAGCCGCTCGGACCGTGGGGCGGCCTGCCGCTCTCCGCGTTCGCGGGGGCGGCCAGGTTCGGGGCGGCGGCGCTGCTGCCCGCCACCACGTTCGCGCGGCGGGCCTTCCGCACGACGGAGGCGCGGGCGCTGCTCGCCGGCATGGCCGCGCACTCCGTCCTCGACCTGCGCTCCCCTGTCAGCGCCGGCTACGGCCTGCTGCTGGCGTCGCTCGCCCACCTGGTGGGCTGGCCGCTGGTGCGGGGCGGGTCGCAGGTGCTGGCCGACGCGCTGGTGGCCGAGCTGCGCGCGCTGGGCGGCGAGGCCGTCACCGGGCACCGGGTGCGACGGCTGTCCGAGCTGCGCGCCCCCGTGGTGGTGCTCGACGTGACGCCCAGGCAACTGCTCGCCATGGCGGACCACCTGCCGGCCGCGTACCGGCGGCGGCTGGAGCGCTACCGCTACGGTCCCGGGGTGTTCAAGCTGGACTGGGCGCTGGACGGGCCGGTGCCGTGGCGGGATCCGGCGGTGGCCGGGGCGGGCACCGTCCATCTCGGCGGGACGCTGGAGGAGATCGCGCTCAGCGAGGCGGAGGCGGCGGCCGGGCGGGTGTCGCCGCGGCCGTACGTGCTGGTGGTGCAGCCGTACGCGGCCGACCCGGCGCGGGGCGGGCACACCCTGTGGGCCTACTGCCACGTCCCGAACGGCTCCCGCGCCGACCGGACCGCCGCCGTCGAGGCCCAGATCGAGCGGTACGCCCCCGGCTTCCGCGACCGGGTGCTGGCCCGGCACGCCATGGGCCCGGCCGAGCTGGAGGCGTTCGACGCCAACCTGGTGGGCGGTGACATCTCCGGCGGGCTGTCCAGCCTCACGCAGTTCCTGCGCCGCCCGGTGTGGTCGCCTGCGCCGTGGCGCACCCCGCTGCCGGGGGTGTTCCTGTGCTCGGCGGCCACGCCGCCGGGGGGCGGGGCGCACGGGATGGGCGGCTGGCAGGCCGCCCGCCTGGCCCTGCGCCCCTGA
- a CDS encoding DUF305 domain-containing protein produces the protein MDKPLRNPVLIVCGVLVLAAAAYLLFGRAGTPGDSSPEAGFARDMAAHHAQAVDMSFTVRDKRPAKEISSLAFDIINTQANQRGMFLGWLQQWGLDQAGHDRPMAWMSGHGHGGTASAASAASTGLMPGMASPEELARLKAADGTQAEVLFLQLMIRHHEGGVEMAEGLLDLSTRPEVVSMAKKIVQGQSSEIKLMTDLLRQRGAQPLPSILQPR, from the coding sequence ATGGACAAGCCCCTCAGAAACCCTGTGCTCATCGTCTGCGGCGTGCTGGTGCTCGCCGCGGCGGCCTACCTGCTGTTCGGGAGGGCGGGCACGCCCGGCGACTCCTCACCGGAGGCCGGTTTCGCCCGCGACATGGCCGCGCACCACGCGCAGGCCGTCGACATGTCCTTCACCGTCCGCGACAAGCGGCCCGCGAAGGAGATCTCCAGCCTGGCCTTCGACATCATCAACACGCAGGCCAACCAGCGGGGCATGTTCCTCGGCTGGCTGCAGCAGTGGGGGCTCGACCAGGCGGGCCATGACCGGCCGATGGCGTGGATGAGCGGCCACGGGCACGGCGGCACGGCGTCCGCCGCGAGCGCCGCGAGCACGGGCCTGATGCCCGGCATGGCCTCCCCCGAGGAGCTGGCCCGTCTCAAGGCGGCCGACGGCACACAGGCCGAGGTGCTGTTCCTGCAGCTCATGATCCGCCATCATGAGGGCGGGGTGGAGATGGCCGAGGGCCTGCTCGACCTGTCGACCCGGCCCGAGGTGGTGAGCATGGCGAAAAAGATCGTCCAGGGGCAGAGCAGCGAGATCAAGCTGATGACCGACCTGCTCCGCCAGCGCGGCGCGCAGCCCCTCCCGTCGATCCTCCAGCCCCGGTAG